One genomic segment of Verrucomicrobiota bacterium includes these proteins:
- the rfbB gene encoding dTDP-glucose 4,6-dehydratase, which translates to MNVLVTGGAGFIGSHFVDLLLSDETTNIDKVVCLDLLTYAGRLENLEQHKDNPKFVFVKGDIGDQTLVSSLLNEHQFEWIVNFAAETHVDRSIEGPDAFIQTNIVGTHELLKATLNYFNPLSAEKKETFRFLHISTDEVYGSLGPNDPAFTEESCYQPNSPYSASKAASDHLVRAYHHTFGLPTLITNCSNNYGPRQDAEKLIPLMITNALAEKPLPIYGDGLNVRDWLFVGDHCTAILKVLQKGRKAETYNIGGNCEKTNIEIVDTLCAILDRAKPKQNGVSYIDQKTFVTDRKGHDRRYAIDCKKIESELTWSPTETFDTGIIKTINWYVSR; encoded by the coding sequence ATGAACGTATTGGTAACAGGCGGCGCAGGATTCATAGGATCTCATTTTGTTGATCTCCTTCTTTCAGATGAAACCACTAATATAGATAAGGTGGTATGTCTGGACCTGCTCACCTACGCCGGAAGGCTCGAAAACCTGGAGCAACACAAAGACAATCCGAAATTTGTGTTCGTTAAAGGTGACATCGGCGATCAAACCCTTGTTTCGAGTCTATTGAACGAACATCAATTCGAATGGATTGTAAATTTTGCTGCCGAGACCCACGTTGACCGGTCAATCGAGGGGCCAGACGCATTTATTCAGACAAACATCGTTGGCACTCACGAGCTGCTCAAGGCTACTCTCAATTATTTCAATCCACTCTCAGCAGAAAAAAAAGAGACCTTCAGATTCCTTCACATATCTACCGACGAGGTCTACGGCTCACTCGGCCCCAACGATCCAGCTTTCACGGAGGAAAGCTGCTACCAACCCAACAGCCCCTACTCCGCATCAAAAGCTGCCAGCGATCATCTGGTCCGAGCCTACCACCACACTTTCGGCCTGCCCACCCTGATTACCAATTGCTCAAACAACTATGGCCCCAGGCAAGATGCGGAAAAATTGATACCGTTGATGATCACCAACGCCCTCGCCGAAAAACCACTACCGATCTATGGGGACGGGTTAAATGTAAGGGATTGGCTCTTTGTCGGAGACCATTGTACAGCAATCCTGAAAGTCCTCCAGAAAGGACGAAAAGCAGAAACCTACAACATCGGGGGAAATTGCGAGAAAACAAATATTGAGATAGTGGACACCTTGTGTGCGATTCTGGATAGGGCAAAACCTAAACAGAATGGTGTCAGTTACATCGACCAAAAAACATTTGTGACGGACCGGAAAGGACACGACCGCCGCTA